Genomic DNA from Acidimicrobiales bacterium:
GGTCGGGATCGGGCAAGACGACGCTGCTCAACGTCCTGGGCGGCATCGACCGAGCCGACACCGGTGAGCTGACGGTGTGCGGCACCGACATCATGCAGGCCAACGAGAGCGAGCGCGCCGAACTCCGTCGAACGTCGCTCTCCTTCGTCTTCCAGGCCTTCGGACTGCTCCCGGTGCTGAGCGCTGCCGAGAACGTCGAAGTTCCGCTTCGGCTGCTCGGCACATCTGCCGACGAGCGGGCCGAGCGTGTCGCAGCGATGCTGCGTTCGGTCGGGTTGGAGAAGCGAGCGCGTCATCGCCCTGGTGAACTCTCTGGTGGGGAGCAGCAGCGGGTGGCGATCGCCA
This window encodes:
- a CDS encoding ABC transporter ATP-binding protein, whose product is MTRLVEGIGLVRSYVTGAGELAVLRGADITIDAAETVVLSGRSGSGKTTLLNVLGGIDRADTGELTVCGTDIMQANESERAELRRTSLSFVFQAFGLLPVLSAAENVEVPLRLLGTSADERAERVAAMLRSVGLEKRARHRPGELSGGEQQRVAIARALVAQPRLLIADEPTGQLDTTTGRQIMRLLDQLAHEHGLAMLIATHDPASAGTGARHLVLRDGVLEPAAG